In Fusarium falciforme chromosome 13, complete sequence, the genomic stretch CCCTTATATAAATCCCGGAGTTAGATTCGACTGCGGCTCCTATGTTTTCGGCGCCTGGACTCGGCAAATTCAGCCTCGCCGTCGGGCTTTAGAATACCAGAGGCGGCAGGGTAACAACGGGTCCTAAAGCCGACGGGGCGCCTTACAAGGAGGTCCATAGGGGGCTCCGAGACGCTGAAGAGAAGTGGGACTCCGCAACTGCCTATGCAATGTGTAAACTTCGCCCATATGCAGGCTACATCTTGGAgaagaatatcttattatgaAACAAGGACCCATAGCATCAACAAGGTCATGAGAATGGCCTCTTCCCGATCCCGGTGGCATTGCTCATGCATTTGCGGATTTTCCATTTTCCCGCTATCCACAATAAAATCACCGTCAGGAACGGCACACAACATCCCGACATCCAGAACACAGCCATGCTTGAAGGTGATGCTCAGAGCGTCCGTTAATTCTCGTCTTTTGGGCCGTGATGTTCACCTGACCCCTACCTCGATCTTCCGTTTTATTCTAGTTCTCTCCATCGTGACTAAGAAATCAGAAAGTTGTTAGCCCGACTGAAACAGCACATTGAATGAATCCGATGCCAAAGTCGGTGAATTCGGTGAAATGAGTTCGGGGATTTTACTTCCTTGGTCAATCTCGGGATTTGCAATCTAATTCGGCATTTTCTTCCAATCAAAACCTTTCATCTTCGGATTTAAGCAGGGAAAAAGGCCGAGCATGATCTGAGCTCTTGCAGTCCGTGAAACCCCGTTTAGTCCGATTCCACCACATTCCACCACCAACCACCAGCGAACTGCAACCAGCTCTTTGCCTCCGATTTGTCTCATCTCCTTGTCATTATACCATCAGGTCTTGCATGACATTGTGCTTTGGGCTGGTGGGCTTTCAATCACCTGAACGACAAGTCCGCCGAGATCGGATAGTTCGGCTCTTAGTGATACGCATTTTGTCTCCTTGAAGTTCCGACAGCTCCGGGCATTCCACCACGCCAGGGTCAAAGCCGTAActggtcttggtgatgcaGCCGTCTGGCTCCCTACCAATGTCGACGGGAGGCCAGGCATCTCCAAGACAAACAACaatcgagaagaagaggagacgaCCGGCTCTCGCATGCGAGCAATGTCGGACAAGAAAGGTCCGCTGCGATAGGAACCATCCGTGTACGACATGCAAACTATCCAAGAACCAGCTATGCACCTATGCACCCCAGCCAGAGCGGAAGCGCGCCAGCAAACTGTCATCATCGAGCCCTTCCACGTCTTCAATAAGTCAGGTTCCTCCGACGTCCGGCCCGTTATCCAGGGTTGAACGCCACCTAGTGCCTCTTTGCCTAGAATCAGAGGAAACCGGTAGACTTACTGGACCCGGACCGCCTCCCCTACCGGCAGGCCAGTCGTGGCAATCAAATTGTGTGTCCGGAACGGTCCAATGGACGAGCAGCTCTCTCCCTGGAGACTTGGCACTCACCCCCGAAAGCCTTCCTGAGTCGACATCAAGCACCACCATCGTTTCTCTGATGGAGCGCGTGAAGCAGCTCGAGCATCAACTGGCGGATACCCGTCAACAGAGAAGCAACGACGCAGAGTGCGCTGCCCTCTGCAGGGATGAGCCTCGCGATGCCACGCACCTCGAAAGGGGCACTGTTAGCAAGACGCGATACTTTGGACAAAGTCATTGGGTAAATATTGCACATTTGGTAAGCACTGACAGTTCTCCCTTGGGTGCTGCCTGGGGACATGTCACTGACTTTGAGGCAAGACGCCTGGACTACTCGACTTTTTCAAGAAAatagagaaggaaaagacgaGCACTGTCTATCAGCACCTTGAAAAGTGCAAGTCCCTAGCGAGGAAGATTAAGGCTCGCCGTGTTCCAGCTTTCACCACCATCTCCCTCAGCAAGCGGATGCTCTCAAGAGAGCTAGCAGATCAGCTCATCGAGGCCTACCTGCGGACCTTTGAGACCGTCTACCGCATCGTCCATGTTCCAACGTTCCGCGCGGAATACGAAAGATACTGGGAAAACCCGAAAGTAGTAAGCGACTCCTTCATCGTCTTGATGCAGCTCTGCATGGCCATCGGCGCTGCCTTTCAGGACAATGTATTCTCTCACCGAGTATCTGCTTCTCATTGGGTCTTTGAGGCCCAGTTTTGGCTCCTATCGTGTGAAAAGTCGAAGATTACTATTATAGGCCTACAAATCTTATGCCTGCTGCATCATGCCAAAAACATCACCAATATTGGCTCAGATCTAACCTGGATCGGTGCCGGCGGTCTTCTCCGCACTGCCATGTACATGGGCTTGCACAAGGATCCCAAGTCCCTGTCCAAGATGACGATCTATCGATCAGAGATACGCCGGCGCCTCTGGGCTACCGTCCTTGAGATCGTCCTCCAGACCAGCATCGACTCCGGAGGCCCTCCGCTCATCTCACCCCAAGACTATGATACGGAGCCTCCGGCCAACATCGACGACTGTCAACTCGTCGACGATGCCAAAACGTCGTTCCCGGTCGCCAAGGATGCGGGCGTTTGTACGCAGATGACCGTCCCCCTTGCCCTACTCAAGACATGGCCCGCCCGTCTCACTGTCGCGAAGATGGTCAACGGAATCCGCTCCAACGCTTCATTCAACGAAGTGCTAGCCGCCAATGCCGAGCTTACTACATCCCTCCATGCCATGATGCGTCAGCTGGGCAAGTTTCATGAGGCAGGCGAAATCACGTCCTTCCAGCTCCGGTACGCCGAGTTCACGACCTACCGGTTCTTTATCGCCCTCCACTATCCTATTCTGCCCCGGACGCTGCGAAATCCTGTCTATTACTTTTCTCGCAAGATTTGCACCGATACGAGTGTTCGCCTCGCAGCCACGGCATATCTGCTCCCGGCCTCTCGTCAGCTCCTGGCGTCTCCCGAGACTGTTCTCTCCGACTGGGACTTTCAACAACTTTTCGTGTGCGGCACAGGCACATACCGATCGACTATGACGCAGGTCTCCCTGACGCTTGGCCTGGAACTCTCCCGGATCCTAGAAGAGGAGCCTCGGCCCCACTACGGTCCGGTGAGCTCGGGCATAGCAGAGCTGCGTGCAATCCTAGAGTCGTGGCAGGAGTTGTGCTTGCAGCGCATCCGCGCCGGGGAGACGAACGTCAAGGGGTTCTTGGGCATCACGTGTCTTCTTGCGCAGATTGATTCGCTGGAAGCAAATTGCGATTACGTggcgaaggagaagaggctgCATGACGAGGCAGAGGCTGGGGCGAAGAAATGCCTCGAAGTGCTTCAAGGAATGGTTGGACACGAAGGAGCCAGCGAGGAGGGAAGCTCAGAAAACGCCACACCCCAAACACTGCATCTTGACGATTTGGAGGGATTTGGCCTGCTTGGGGACTGGGCCTGGGATGATGCGGTGAGTTCAACTGGGAGGAATGTCTTGGATTGATCTATGGATACTCATTCGTCTTGTAGGCACTTACACAGGGGGTTAACTTAACCTCTAACTTTAatgagatattattttactagtAATTATTCTAACtaacgtacatgataagCATGCGTCGCATCCAAGTATGCGTCGCACTTTTCCTAACCCTTTCACATAGAAACCACTAGAAAAACACAATAAACCATCTGATGAATTGAAACTACTCACTATACTCTTCCCCGGACATCGCAACAACTATCTGACATGTTCTTGCATTATGCCCTCTCTTGCCGCATACTCCACACCGTCTTTCCTTCGCTTGCGCCGACCTTCATTAACCACCACTTCCCGACGATTCGCCTCTACCTGCCCATCACTATTTATCTGATTTATTACCTTCCGTCCttcctctattattattactccttTATTCTGTAGTCGGGTTCTCTTTATCCTCCGCCGCCggcttagtatcttatttgccTATCGAAGGTCTTGGTTCTTAGCCCTTAGTAAAGCATTCTGATGCATTATTGCCTTGGTTCCCTTAGCAAGAGACTTAAGAGCTACTCTGATGTCTCTTGATTCGCCTAtcaaggtatttagactaagattaggCCTTAAGCACCGTCTTGGGCGTCTTTGAGACCTAAGGTGTAGGGTGGCTAGCCTCCTCCTTAACCGGCGTTGGAGTCCGTAGCTGCACATTAAGCTTCGAGACCATACTTTCCGGGTCAAAAGGCATAAGTCCCGTTCCTCTAAAAGCCGCCTTGATGTTGCTTTCTGTCGTGGTGGCCTAGGAGGCGGCGTAAAAAGCCGGAAAGAACTCGGTCTTGGAAACGTGGGTTATTGAGCATCAGATTAGGTGCTTGATTTCTTGACCATAAGCCTTCTTAAGTAGGCTAAAGCGCCTGACGTCGAGAGGCTGAAGCAGGTGAGACGAATGAGGCGGCATGCAGAGTGTGATgatctccttctcttttcAATATCTCTCGAAGTCGACGGAGTAGTGACTTTCATGCCCATCGAGGATTAGGAGGCGATAACGGCTAGTTGATTGGTTGGCCGTATATCAGTCAAAGTGCTTTAGCCACTCGAGGCTGATCTTATTATTGGTCCAGCCATTTTGGCTCGTTGCGATAGCC encodes the following:
- a CDS encoding Zn(2)-C6 fungal-type domain-containing protein; this encodes MQPSGSLPMSTGGQASPRQTTIEKKRRRPALACEQCRTRKVRCDRNHPCTTCKLSKNQLCTYAPQPERKRASKLSSSSPSTSSISQVPPTSGPLSRVERHLVPLCLESEETGRLTGPGPPPLPAGQSWQSNCVSGTVQWTSSSLPGDLALTPESLPESTSSTTIVSLMERVKQLEHQLADTRQQRSNDAECAALCRDEPRDATHLERGTVSKTRYFGQSHWVNIAHLTPGLLDFFKKIEKEKTSTVYQHLEKCKSLARKIKARRVPAFTTISLSKRMLSRELADQLIEAYLRTFETVYRIVHVPTFRAEYERYWENPKVVSDSFIVLMQLCMAIGAAFQDNVFSHRVSASHWVFEAQFWLLSCEKSKITIIGLQILCLLHHAKNITNIGSDLTWIGAGGLLRTAMYMGLHKDPKSLSKMTIYRSEIRRRLWATVLEIVLQTSIDSGGPPLISPQDYDTEPPANIDDCQLVDDAKTSFPVAKDAGVCTQMTVPLALLKTWPARLTVAKMVNGIRSNASFNEVLAANAELTTSLHAMMRQLGKFHEAGEITSFQLRYAEFTTYRFFIALHYPILPRTLRNPVYYFSRKICTDTSVRLAATAYLLPASRQLLASPETVLSDWDFQQLFVCGTGTYRSTMTQVSLTLGLELSRILEEEPRPHYGPVSSGIAELRAILESWQELCLQRIRAGETNVKGFLGITCLLAQIDSLEANCDYVAKEKRLHDEAEAGAKKCLEVLQGMVGHEGASEEGSSENATPQTLHLDDLEGFGLLGDWAWDDAALTQGVNLTSNFNEILFY